In the Angustibacter sp. Root456 genome, GCCGACCTCGACGTCGCGGGCCCGGCGCAGGTGCCGCTGCAGGTGGACTTCGAGCACGCCGTCGTCGTGACCAGCGGCCAGGTCGAGGTCGACGGCGAGCTGCTGCGCCCGGGTCGGCTGCTCTACCTCGGGACGGGTCGCGACCGCCTCCACGTGACTTCGGCGTCCGGCGGCCGGTGCCTGCTGCTCGGGGGCGAGCCGTTCGACGAGGAGATCCTCATGTGGTGGAACTTCGTCGGGCGCACGCACGAGGAGATCGTCGAGGCCCGTGAGCGCTGGATGGGCGAGCTCGCGGGCGGCTTCGCCGGCGAGCAGGTGCGCTTCGGGGCAGTGCCGGGCTTCACCGGCGCGCCCCTGGCCGCACCTGCGCTGCCGACGTCCCGCCTGCGTCCCCGCGGGCGCCGCTGAGGCCTGCGCGGGGAACGTCAGACGCTCTGGCTCAGTTGCCTTCCGGCGGGAAGTCCTTCGGGTCGCCTTCGCCGCCACCTTGCGGGTCGCGGTTGCCCAGCGCGGTCTCGGCCGGCATCTCCTCGATGCGGTCCTTCGCCTTCTGCTCGAGGTCCTCGGTGTTGTTCTGAGAACCCGTGCTGTCGTTCGGCTGCTCGCTCATCGTGCCTCCTGGGACGGGGCTCGTGACGCTACGCCGCCGAGGGGCAGGGCGCAGGTCGGCGCCGCCGTCGCGAGGCGGGTGCGGCACGATGGCGGTCGTGTCGTTGCTGCTCGCCCTCGACCTCGCGGGCGTCTTCGCCTTCGCGCTGAACGGCGCGTTCACGGCGGTGCGCCAGGCGCGGCTCGACATCGTCGGTGTGCTGGCCCTCGGCGTCATCACGGCGATCGGCGGCGGCATCGTGCGCGACGTCCTCATCGACGCGCTGCCCCCGGCCACGTTCGTCGACTGGCGCTACCTCGCGGTGGCGGCGGCGGGAGCGCTCATCGCGTTCTTCCTCACCCGACCGCTGGAGCGGCTCGTCGTCCCGATGATCGTGCTGGACGCCGCGGGGCTGAGCCTGTTCTGCGTCACCGGCGCCAGCAAGGCGCTGGCCTTCGGGCTCGGGGCCGCGCAGGCCGTGATCCTGGGCGCAGTCACGGCGGTGGGTGGCGGCACGATCCGCGACGTGCTGATCGGGCGCGTGCCCTCGGTGCTGAGCAGCGGCCTGTACGCCGTCCCCGCGCTTCTGGGCGCCACGGTCACCGTCGTCGCGGTGCGGCTGCACGGCTACGGGATCGTGGCGGCGCTGCTGGCGGCCGGGCTCTGCTTCGGCGTCCGGATGATCGGCGTGCGGTTCAACCTCAACGCCCCGGCCGCCCGCGTCGGGCGCCACGAGGCCGGCGCGCCCTGAGCGGTTCCGACGACAGCGTGGTGCCTGCGCATCACCCGCGATGCTCAGCCACCACGATGCGGCCGGACGCCGGCGGGCCCCCACCGCTCGAGCGGTGGGGGCCCTGTCTCGGTTCCGCGTCAACCGGTTACGGTTCGACGGTGACCGGGACTCGCGAACCGAGTCCGAGGATCTCCTCGTCCGGGGTCACCCGTCCGCGGTGGATGAACCCGAGCAGCGCGAGCACCGCGAAGAGTCCGGCG is a window encoding:
- a CDS encoding trimeric intracellular cation channel family protein; this encodes MAVVSLLLALDLAGVFAFALNGAFTAVRQARLDIVGVLALGVITAIGGGIVRDVLIDALPPATFVDWRYLAVAAAGALIAFFLTRPLERLVVPMIVLDAAGLSLFCVTGASKALAFGLGAAQAVILGAVTAVGGGTIRDVLIGRVPSVLSSGLYAVPALLGATVTVVAVRLHGYGIVAALLAAGLCFGVRMIGVRFNLNAPAARVGRHEAGAP